The sequence GGAACTGCGCCTCAACCTCAGTGAGGGACACGGAGCCTTTGAGTTCACCCTGGAGGGCCGCTCCTACCTGATCAACACCCGGAATGTGCTGTACGTCGAAGTGACGCCCGCCACCAGCGGCGCCTGAGTTCCATTCAGCGGGGCCGGCGGGCGGGCCGCACGGAGCGGCTTGCCTCCGTGCGGCCCGCCGCCGGCGTCTGCCAGCGCGCCTGGGCCAGCACCAGCCCCAGCGCGGCCGCCACCCGGCGAATCAGTTCCATGTCGCCCACCTCGGGCGCCGGATGGCCGGCCGGACTGGCCACCGCCAGCCACGCGCGGGGAGGCTGGCCCGGGTCGCCCACCACCTCCACCGTCACATGGCCGCCGTGCTCCGGGCGTGAACCATCGTCCGGCGTCCCGGTGCTCCACAGCCGCTCCAGGGTCCAGCGCACCGTCTCCAGCAGCGCAGGTGGCCACTCCGGGCCCGGCGGCGTGAGCTCATGCGCGCCATGGGCACGCTCTGAGCGGCCGATCAGCCACACAGACGACGTTTCCAGCTGGTCCTGAATGAACGTCCGGACCGTCGCCTGCAGGTCAGCCCAGTCACGGGCACCGTTCAGCCGCTGCATCAGTTTCAACAGTTTCCGGCCGCGCTGCAGCTCGGTGTCCCAGCGGCTCAGGTCCGGCATCGGCGTCGGGGGGGGCTCCAGCGGGGCCGGACCGTACAGCACCCGGCGCGGGCACAGCTGCGGCCCACCGATCTGCCGGGCGGTGTGCGGCTCGCCGCCCCGGATCTGCTCGGCCATCAGGACCGTCTCGCGGGCCGGCATGTCCCCGATGTCGCGCTGAATGAACCCCAGAAAGTGCCGGTAGTGCGTCACCGCCTCGTCCGGCTTGCCCACCATGCACAGACAGCCCATCAGGTTGCGGTGGTACTGTTCGCCGCTCAGCGGATCGGTCATCAGGGCGCCCGCCAGGCTCCGTACCGCTGAATGACATTCCAAGGCTCCGCAGTGCAGCTGGGCCGTCTCCAGTCGAGCCCGGACATACGCCGATCTCAGGGCCTCACGTGTTTCGTCCAGCCACTCGGCGGTGCGGTCCGGCAGAAAGTCCCCGGCATACAGACTCAGCGCCTGATACGTCACCTGCAGCCGCTGCTCGCGCCGCTCGGTGCCGCGGGCCCGTTGCAGGCCCTGCTGGAACAGCACGTGATCGGATGCCTGATGGTAGCGGTCGGCCAGCCGGTAGAGCTCGTCGTGCTCCACCGTCGCCTGGCCATCGCCCAGCGCCTGGCGCAGCCGGTGCAGCGTGACCTTA comes from Deinococcus sonorensis KR-87 and encodes:
- a CDS encoding AfsR/SARP family transcriptional regulator produces the protein MPMSIVIRTLGQESVTVNGEPVHWPSRAARDLFYLLLTRPRGYTRDQIVEWLWNSSQTLEHGGNFKVTLHRLRQALGDGQATVEHDELYRLADRYHQASDHVLFQQGLQRARGTERREQRLQVTYQALSLYAGDFLPDRTAEWLDETREALRSAYVRARLETAQLHCGALECHSAVRSLAGALMTDPLSGEQYHRNLMGCLCMVGKPDEAVTHYRHFLGFIQRDIGDMPARETVLMAEQIRGGEPHTARQIGGPQLCPRRVLYGPAPLEPPPTPMPDLSRWDTELQRGRKLLKLMQRLNGARDWADLQATVRTFIQDQLETSSVWLIGRSERAHGAHELTPPGPEWPPALLETVRWTLERLWSTGTPDDGSRPEHGGHVTVEVVGDPGQPPRAWLAVASPAGHPAPEVGDMELIRRVAAALGLVLAQARWQTPAAGRTEASRSVRPARRPR